One genomic region from Henningerozyma blattae CBS 6284 chromosome 2, complete genome encodes:
- the CHS3 gene encoding chitin synthase CHS3 (similar to Saccharomyces cerevisiae CHS3 (YBR023C); ancestral locus Anc_3.223), whose protein sequence is MSEDNNDDYYLHFNQDEESLLRSRQSTSSRGARRQNSLIRPERNRFYDPTNPHYFSVKATEHNEHITVKGPSGITRGASMRSHHSTRTHIPDQYHDEVYQMHTMPANPETTDRINDDGDVIETQSKEYSDSIDAGDDEYMIPSMQPTKLQKRPEKSRSFWQIYCYVITFWAPGPLIALCGMPKKERQMAWREKIALLSVIVYIGAFVAYLTFGFTKTVCSTSDPRLKNNEISTGLVIINGKAYSLDSSSHPAAAGIDAGANILYPPYNAGGMDLSFMFQNVNGNCHNLIKPRANATTPHDDDGNMAWYFPCKMYAQDGSTKPNFTESEYYPGWACHTSNEAREAYYSLESFADVYFTWDDIKNSSRNLVVYNGHVLDLNLLDWLETDQLTYPSLFDELKSSNLQGYDLSIILSTSHEKKTARCLSEIIKVGEIDSKSVGCIASDVVLYVSLALIIAVVVAKFLIACYFRWGVAKNQGATQVDNKTMEKQLNAIEDWSENINSQGPIKQVDPSLRPSKRTTAYGHKKSASKFDILKKQSSKMLNLKESIVDLESDHSLYGISSTGAYNNMTTMTLQNYAKTEKANTKTKMGHGRNASALMRGSVMWSNNAFGDAPTEITNIASVEVHPDAVQQPPVTFMPYGFPLIHTICFVTCYSEDEDGLRTTLDSLSTTDYPNSHKLIMVVCDGLIKGSGNDKTTPEIALDMMEDFIIPPDEVKPYSYVAVAAGSKRHNMAKIYAGYYKYNDATVPPEKQQRVPVITIVKSGTPAEQGSAKPGNRGKRDSQVILMSFLQKMTFDERMTELEFQLLRNIYSITGLMADFYETVLMVDADTKVFPDSLTHMVAEMVKDPLIMGLCGETKIANKRQSWVTAIQVFEYYISHHQSKAFESVFGSVTCLPGCFSIYRIKSPKGFDGFWVPVLANPDIVERYSDNVTDTLHKKNLLLLGEDRYLSSLMLKTFPKRKQVFVPKAACKTIAPDEFKVLLSQRRRWINSTVHNLFELVLIRDLCGTFCFSMQFVIMIELIGTLVLPLAICFTIYVIIFAIVSKPTPILTLILLGLILGLPGLIVVITATRWSYLIWMFIYLGALPIWNFILPSYAYWKFDDFSWGDTRTIAGGNKAAGGHDDGDGEFDHSRIKMRTWREFEREEKMFNKSSSLDVF, encoded by the coding sequence ATGAGTGAAGACAATAATGATGACTATTATTTACACTTCAACCAGGATGAAGAATCTCTTCTAAGGTCAAGACAAAGCACATCTTCAAGAGGTGCTCGTCGACAGAATTCTTTGATTAGGCCAGAGAGAAATAGATTTTATGATCCAACTAATCCACATTATTTTTCAGTAAAAGCAACAGAACATAATGAACATATTACTGTCAAAGGTCCCTCTGGGATTACCCGTGGTGCTTCTATGCGGTCACATCATTCCACTAGAACTCATATTCCTGATCAATACCATGACGAAGTATATCAAATGCATACAATGCCAGCTAACCCAGAAACAACTGATAgaattaatgatgatggAGACGTTATAGAAACCCAATCTAAAGAATATTCTGATTCCATTGATGCCGGAGATGATGAATATATGATACCCAGCATGCAACCAACAAAGTTGCAAAAGAGACCAGAGAAATCAAGATCATTTTGGCAAATATACTGTTATGTAATCACATTTTGGGCTCCTGGTCCATTGATTGCCCTATGTGGTATGCCTAAGAAGGAAAGACAGATGGCTTGGAGAGAAAAAATTGCCTTACTATCAGTTATTGTTTATATTGGTGCATTTGTGGCTTATTTAACTTTTGGGTTTACCAAGACTGTTTGTAGCACGTCTGACCCTcgtttaaaaaataatgaaatttccACAGGTCTTGTCATTATTAACGGTAAAGCTTATTCGTTAGATTCATCTTCGCATCCAGCAGCTGCTGGTATTGATGCAGGTGCAAACATTTTATATCCTCCTTATAACGCTGGTGGTATGGATCTTTCCTTTATGTTTCAAAACGTTAATGGTAATTGTCATAATTTGATCAAACCAAGAGCTAATGCTACTACTCCACATGATGACGATGGTAATATGGCTTGGTATTTCCCATGTAAAATGTATGCCCAAGATGGGTCAACAAAACCAAATTTCACTGAATCAGAATATTATCCAGGTTGGGCTTGTCACACTTCTAATGAGGCCAGAGAAGcttattattctttagaATCCTTTGCAGATGTATATTTTACTTGggatgatattaaaaattcttccaGAAATTTGGTCGTTTACAATGGTCATGTTTTAGATCTAAATTTATTGGATTGGTTAGAAACTGACCAATTAACTTATCCAAGcttatttgatgaattaaaatcatcTAATCTACAAGGTTACGATTTATCTATTATATTATCAACTTCCCATGAAAAGAAAACTGCAAGATGTCTCTCGGAAATTATTAAGGTAGGTGAAATAGATTCCAAATCAGTTGGTTGTATTGCTTCTGATGTTGTTTTATATGTTTCTTTAGCACTTATtattgctgttgttgtggCAAAGTTTCTGATTGCCTGTTACTTCCGTTGGGGTGTTGCTAAAAACCAAGGTGCTACTCAAgttgataataaaacaatggaaaaacaattaaatgcTATTGAAGATTGGtctgaaaatattaactcACAAGGTCCAATTAAACAAGTTGATCCATCATTAAGACCTTCCAAAAGAACCACTGCCTACGGCCATAAAAAGTCCGCCTCcaaatttgatattttgaaaaaacaaagCTCTAAAATGCTAAACTTGAAAGAATCTATTGTTGATTTAGAGTCAGATCATAGTCTGTATGGAATTTCCTCAACTGGTGCCTACAACAATATGACTACCATGACTTTGCAAAACTATGCTAAGACTGAAAAGGCAAATACGAAAACTAAAATGGGGCATGGTAGGAATGCATCCGCATTAATGCGTGGTTCTGTTATGTGGTCAAATAATGCATTTGGTGATGCTCCTACTGAAATTACTAATATAGCATCTGTTGAAGTACATCCAGATGCAGTTCAGCAACCACCTGTTACTTTTATGCCATATGGTTTCCCTTTAATTCATACTATTTGTTTTGTAACTTGTTATTCCGAAGATGAGGATGGTTTAAGAACTACTTTAGATTCTTTATCCACTACAGATTATCCAAATTCtcataaattaattatggTGGTTTGTGATGGTTTAATTAAAGGTTCTGGTAATGATAAAACTACTCCTGAAATTGCTCTGGATATGATGgaagattttattattccaCCTGATGAAGTTAAACCTTACTCATATGTAGCTGTTGCTGCGGGCTCCAAGAGACATAACATGGCTAAGATCTATGCTGggtattataaatataatgatgCCACGGTTCCTCCTGAGAAACAGCAAAGAGTCCCAGTTATTACTATTGTGAAATCTGGTACTCCGGCAGAACAGGGGTCTGCTAAACCTGGTAACAGAGGTAAGCGTGATTCTCAAGTAATTTTGATGTCTTTCTTACAAAAAATGACATTTGATGAAAGAATGActgaattagaatttcaattgttaAGGAATATTTACAGTATTACTGGTTTAATGGCCGACTTCTATGAGACAGTGTTAATGGTGGATGCAGATACCAAAGTCTTCCCGGATTCCCTTACACATATGGTTGCAGAAATGGTGAAAGATCCTTTAATTATGGGTCTTTGTGGTGAAACTAAAATTGCAAATAAGAGGCAATCATGGGTAACTGCTATTCAAGtctttgaatattatatttctcATCATCAATCTAAAGCTTTTGAAAGTGTTTTCGGCAGTGTTACATGTTTACCAGGTTGTTTCTCAATATATCGTATCAAGTCTCCAAAGGGTTTCGATGGTTTCTGGGTTCCAGTTTTAGCAAATCCAGACATTGTGGAACGTTATTCTGATAACGTTACGGACACTTTGCATAAGAAGAATTTGTTACTATTAGGTGAAGATAGATAtctttcttcattaatgTTAAAAACGTTcccaaaaagaaaacagGTCTTCGTTCCAAAAGCGGCCTGTAAGACTATTGCTCCTGATGAGTTTAAAGTTTTACTATCACAACGTCGTCGTTGGATTAACTCTACCGTCCATAACCTTTTCGAATTAGTTTTAATTAGGGATTTATGTGGTACTTTCTGTTTCTCAATGCAATTTGTTATTATGATTGAATTGATTGGTACTTTAGTTCTACCTCTTGCCATTTGTTTCACAATTTACGTTATTATATTTGCCATTGTTTCTAAGCCAACACCTATTTTAACTCTTATCTTGTTAGGTTTAATTTTAGGTTTACCTGGTTTAATTGTTGTGATCACAGCTACTAGATGGTCTTATTTGATATGGATGTTCATCTATCTTGGAGCTTTACCCATTTGGAATTTTATCTTACCTTCCTATGCCTATTGGAAATTTGATGATTTCTCTTGGGGTGATACAAGAACTATTGCTGGTGGTAACAAAGCTGCCGGTGGGCATGATGATGGAGATGGTGAATTTGACCATTCTCGTATTAAAATGAGAACTTGGCGAGAATTTGAAAGAGAAGAGAAGATGTTcaataaatcttcatcTCTTGAtgtattttaa
- the TBLA0B06800 gene encoding uncharacterized protein (similar to Saccharomyces cerevisiae YKL068W-A; ancestral locus Anc_2.611), with protein MTTTQNATCSVKNSKSLEQQSQNIQQSQPIKYVHTTWTASFVETKNPINNGNLDLGGSDFHNSNNAITNFNTMNYSYIDPDEGEDMIVDLNSGSLTPINLNTWTLLNDVTDKFHDL; from the coding sequence ATGACAACCACACAAAATGCCACCTGCTCTGTCAAAAACTCTAAATCTTTAGAACAACAATctcaaaatattcaacaaTCTCAACCAATCAAATACGTTCATACCACTTGGACTGCATCGTTTGTTGAAACTAAAAACCCAATCAATAATGGTAATTTGGATTTAGGCGGTTCTGATTTTCATAATTCTAACAATGCCATTACAAATTTCAATACGATGAACTACTCTTATATCGACCCTGATGAAGGTGAAGATATGATTGTTGATTTGAATTCAGGTTCATTAACTCCAATCAATTTAAACACTTGGACTTTGCTCAATGATGTTACTGACAAATTCCATGACTTATAG
- the TBLA0B06810 gene encoding uncharacterized protein (similar to Saccharomyces cerevisiae NUP100 (YKL068W) and NUP116 (YMR047C); ancestral locus Anc_2.610): MQMSNAQSGFGGFTSTTNNNNTSNSMFGGNNNASNPMFGNANTNNNTNNTSMFGSANNNNNNNNTSTGMFGNNNNSNGMSNSFGMNNNNNNNNNTSSLFGMNNNNNNNNNNNNSNPFGMNNNNNTTTSFGMNNNSNNTSGGLFGMNNNNNNNNNTMGNSMFNKSSFGNTTNSFGSNTFGNNTMNNNNNNNTNAFGMNNNNNTANSFGMNSNNNNNNGGGLFGQNNNNNTNTFGINNTSNNGGNSLFGQQNNNNNNTSMGSGLLGSKPATNSLFGQNNNNTANNNNTGMFGQQNNNTNSIFGQQQQQSSGGLFGNKPQGMGTGLFGQNNNTNMNNTNNTFGNNNNNNNNNNNNNNNNNNGMMQNQNNSLFGQNNNQQNNSFGGFGNKPTSGGGLFGNANNNNNTTNTGGGLFGNANNTNNMQNSGGLFSNNNNNLSKPMGLNSTLGGGGLFGNNNTNNNNTSTMNNNTGNALGQGLGGGLFGNKPNNTSNNNTSLSGAIPGRSASAGLPSLNTLNSFGLNKPAGLNNTSGGSLFANNSNNNNNNNNNNSNINTGATTTSLFGKPNNTTAPTTANSNTGTTGGLFGSKLGTQPTTTTATIGLSGNTNPLGASKPFGLLGNNNTTTSTTTTTSGLSQPQTGLNFGASSSNASTTGTTTGSAGIGSTWGSSGVGVNATTTIPSSLTNNTLPVSSSITQPSKPSTTIMNASLKMSRSLTTAYRSAPKSLFNSNSSLSLSKSNENSNSLTSIETSPTVETKTITLENDNNKPILFQPDKENVKALLMKNKIDAEVQEQEQEQEQEQKQSLDSKSMEQNNNKSEEFITSNSIDATMNSIQLVTKEPKSIGTIDSSENEKDCSNMDDVVSSVTSATDDELPHGLNTDDISFEDDYYISPSFTTLNSLPFVQLRNVKNLIIGHKKYGHIEFLQNVDLSNVPLKLLAHGQLVAFYPKSCSIYANSRSKPAKGEGINVKCRITLYDCYPTNIATGQPVLDSKHPSVALHVNKLKKKYSECFESYNPMDGILTLMIDHPILED, from the coding sequence atGCAAATGTCCAATGCACAATCAGGTTTTGGTGGGTTTACTTctactactaataataataatacttccAATAGCATGTTTggtggtaataataacgCATCTAATCCTATGTTTGGAAATGCCAATACAAACAACAATACGAATAACACATCTATGTTTGGAAGtgcaaataataataataataataataatacgtCCACTGGTATGTTtggaaataataacaatagtAATGGAATGTCCAATTCTTTTGgaatgaataataataacaataacaacaataacaCTTCAAGTTTATTTGGCATgaataacaacaacaacaacaataataataataataattctaatccATTTGGTAtgaataacaataacaacacTACAACTTCGTTTGGTATGAAtaacaattcaaataatacaagTGGTGGTTTATTCGGTATgaacaacaataacaacaataacaacaacacAATGGGTAATAGCatgtttaataaatcatcgTTTGGTAATACAACAAATTCATTTGGTAGTAATACATTCGGTAATAATACAAtgaacaataataataacaataatacaaatGCATTTGGTAtgaacaacaacaataatactGCAAACTCGTTTGGAATgaatagcaataataataacaacaatgGAGGTGGATTATTTggacaaaataataataataatacaaatacctTTGGAATAAACAATACTTCTAATAACGGTGGTAACAGTCTATTTGGACAACagaataacaataataataatacttctaTGGGCAGTGGTTTACTTGGATCTAAACCCGCTactaattcattatttggtcaaaacaataataatactgcaaataataataatactggGATGTTTGGTCAACAGAATAACAACACGAATAGTATATTTGGccagcaacaacaacaatctTCTGGTGGTCTGTTTGGAAATAAACCACAGGGTATGGGTACTGGGTTATTTGGTCAAAATAACAACACTAATATGAACAATACAAACAATACATTTggtaacaataataataataataataataataataataataataataataataataatggtatGATGCAGAATCAAAATAACAGTTTATTTGGACAGAATAATAATCAGCAGAATAATTCCTTTGGTGGATTTGGAAATAAACCAACCTCTGGTGGTGGATTATTTGGTAATgctaataacaacaacaacaccACAAACACTGGTGGAGGTTTATTCGGTAAtgcaaataatactaataacaTGCAAAATAGTGGTGGGTTATTCagtaacaataataacaatttatCTAAGCCAATGGGTTTAAATTCTACCCTTGGTGGTGGAGGATTATTTGGtaacaataatactaataataataacactTCTAccatgaataataatactggTAATGCGCTTGGTCAAGGATTAGGTGGTGGTCTATTCGGTAATAAACCTAACAATACTTCGAATAACAATACATCCCTAAGTGGTGCTATCCCTGGTAGATCTGCAAGTGCTGGGTTGCCTAGTCTTAATACTCTCAATTCCTTTGGTTTAAATAAGCCTGCTGGTTTAAATAACACAAGTGGTGGTTCATTATTtgctaataatagtaataataataataataataataataataattctaatatcaATACTGGTGCCACGACAACTAGTTTATTCGGTAAACctaataatactactgCACCAACTACTGCAAACTCCAATACGGGAACCACTGGTGGGTTATTCGGTTCAAAACTAGGTACTCaaccaacaacaacaacagcaactATTGGTCTTAGTGGGAACACTAATCCCCTTGGCGCAAGTAAACCATTTGGATTGCTCGGTAACAACAATACTACTACAAGTACAACTACCACAACCAGTGGTTTATCGCAACCACAAACTGGATTAAATTTTGGTGcatcttcatctaatgCAAGTACTACAGGTACTACTACTGGTTCAGCTGGTATTGGCTCTACCTGGGGTTCAAGTGGTGTAGGTGTCAATGCAACCACTACGATTCCTAGCTCGTtaactaataatacattACCTGTATCAAGTTCAATTACACAACCATCTAAGCCAAGTACCACTATAATGAATGCTAGTTTGAAAATGAGTCGTAGTTTAACAACCGCGTATAGATCTGCACCAAAATCCTTATTCAACTCCAATAGTTCCTTATCTCTTTCTAAATCTAAcgaaaatagtaatagttTAACATCAATTGAAACAAGTCCAACCGTGGAAACCAAAACAATTACTTTAGagaatgataataataaaccaaTACTATTCCAACCTGATAAAGAAAACGTCAAGGCACTATTAATGAAGAACAAGATAGATGCTGAAGTGCAAGAGCAAGAACAAGAACAAGAGCAAGAACAAAAGCAATCATTGGATTCTAAATCGATggaacaaaataataataaatcagaagaatttattacttCCAACTCAATAGATGCAACAATGAATTCCATTCAACTTGTCACAAAGGAACCTAAATCGATTGGCACAATTGATTCCAGCGagaatgaaaaagattGTAGCAATATGGACGATGTTGTTTCATCAGTCACCTCTGCCACTGATGATGAACTACCTCATGGATTAAATACAGATGATATATCATTTGAAGATGATTATTACATCTCACCTTCTTTCACAACTTTGAATTCGTTACCATTTGTCCAACTTCGTAACGTAAAGAATTTGATTATTGGTCATAAGAAATATGGCcatattgaatttttacaAAACGTGGATCTTTCCAACGTTCCTTTGAAATTACTTGCCCATGGTCAATTGGTTGCATTCTACCCCAAGAGTTGTTCCATATATGCCAATTCTCGTTCCAAGCCTGCCAAAGGTGAGGGAATCAACGTCAAATGCCGTATCACTTTGTATGACTGTTACCCCACAAATATTGCTACAGGTCAACCTGTTCTTGATTCCAAACATCCATCAGTAGCTCTTCACGTAAACaaactgaagaagaagtatAGTGAATGTTTCGAGAGTTATAATCCAATGGATGGGATCTTGACCTTGATGATTGATCACCCCATTCTTGAAGATTGA
- the TBLA0B06820 gene encoding opsin family protein, with protein sequence MSGEFVELVKKSGNRAVEVNPPTGLDVHLTKSGSDWLWTVYSIFGVLAVLYACFFFYQEMKNGSQLVRYTMAAPFLISLFEFFQYYTYASNLGWTGIQAEFKGEDVSDPVSGESPNIRQIFYAKYIAWFLCWPIQLFMVELAGVTINHQGEPLSVWDIMHSLIVQVIGFEFWIIALLVGALIRSSYKWGYWTMGVFVSLVVLGIQFKRQVFDLRTRGLSLAMYFVAIIVILLYNVCWGLADGGNSISPTAEAVFYGVLDLCIFAIWAGYLCFIICRFGEWPEVDALPGNNITPINPDQEKNLPASPRASGDTAYDDDDVSEEPQQDPEVDDEIQQRE encoded by the coding sequence ATGTCAGGTGAATTCGTCGAATTAGTGAAAAAGAGTGGTAATAGAGCCGTAGAGGTTAATCCACCTACCGGACTAGATGTTCATTTAACAAAATCCGGTTCCGATTGGTTATGGACCGTTTATTCTATATTCGGTGTCTTAGCTGTCTTATACGCctgtttcttcttctaccaagaaatgaaaaacgGTTCTCAATTGGTTAGATACACAATGGCTGCTCCATtcttaatttcattatttgaatttttccaatACTATACTTATGCATCTAACTTGGGTTGGACTGGTATTCAGGCTGAATTCAAAGGTGAAGATGTTTCAGACCCAGTCTCTGGTGAATCTCCAAATATCAGACAAATCTTTTATGCCAAATATATTGCATGGTTCTTATGTTGGCCCATCCAATTGTTCATGGTAGAATTAGCAGGCGTTACCATCAACCATCAAGGTGAACCTTTATCTGTCTGGGATATTATGCATTCATTAATAGTTCAAGTCATTGGGTTTGAATTCTGGATTATTGCCTTATTAGTAGGTGCTTTGATCCGTTCCAGTTACAAATGGGGTTATTGGACTATGGGTGTTTTTGTTTCATTAGTTGTCTTGGGTATTCAATTTAAGAGACAAGTATTTGATTTAAGAACAAGAGGTTTAAGTTTAGCCATGTACTTTGTTGCCATAATTGTTATCTTATTATACAACGTCTGTTGGGGTTTAGCCGATGGTGGTAATAGTATTTCACCAACTGCAGAAGCTGTCTTTTATGGTGTCTTGGATCTATGTATCTTTGCCATTTGGGCAGGTTATTTGTGCTTTATCATTTGTAGATTCGGTGAATGGCCAGAAGTTGATGCTTTGCCAGGAAACAATATTACACCAATTAATCCAGATCAAGAAAAGAACTTACCAGCTTCTCCAAGAGCTTCAGGTGATACTGcttatgatgatgatgatgttTCAGAAGAACCACAACAAGATCCAGAAgtagatgatgaaattcAACAAAGAGAATAA